One Benincasa hispida cultivar B227 chromosome 5, ASM972705v1, whole genome shotgun sequence genomic window carries:
- the LOC120077491 gene encoding protein SHORTAGE IN CHIASMATA 1, translating into MRTRFLDIDYFAPENDSFHRFPVPHVASKPLSTVGDLLHFDFVPQVSLGIDRLTIDSALTKFFDDVIPRRIDDDNDYRDACDWSSRLHGSRDRIFSSGSVETRFLEEEAKGKYEENMEGGWKNFGSETSEIEFVKKDIGTDTRNRNLAYDMIQFETPQLDASVENAFLFEKEEVQILTVLSEVEFDLKTLNQGLLKYSSEVKESVYAVEGITSEYLLDQRSFSFEDDFSQDRSLSNQLTFPFLEVDEMVLETLAFLSLQDELFYILDNTEPHRIQDDNLLVSNEEYLCSMKCDIEEFLSDHILRPCAVSEMVSLDILGGSELMSLIETLEIPASSAVHTKSSFDFPLGPASFEEFQLLDIYLDQPFGIFFDLELSALSEIGDCISMESTNFKSFNELIVCHELALVDDTFKSLPVPILSSQGSERPLLAFIEDVLANLNAQSLSASDDIYLDWYLLEENSCSSGIYSSYQNILEEINLKPIEFDQEPCGNDSTFYTYVFSDEALVRETTGDKDELKESFPDGISMPPSETVFVASRKLLNDRCHQKGRQDLAADGNTKKALSSWKSKSESNDPNLFLNSQKPAGVGKNESVFSAINTNIMFPKVPCDGKLSNEPSVSSVDCSLKQLSTADGRLKQLNVVLHQVFLSDNILHLINNSEKTYLAILQNETELRKTYLPYVADDYSLMLSLQKQKLIDCVEKICLQGTSTYWEEKIMTLATLYATKQIAWYLCYYGIYPAHLYLKKLCQSMDCLKSRLGFLVSLIEEAGKKVDREITLSHPALTTIQDILCSKTSTSTLKVLVVANRIFWWSLKKLLGSLGLSFEELNYGSPTDDQVSNATIMVDGLVSNCLLVSQEYVSGSFPFNRFSIILEYGGPNGSSQIATYFSKLIDMPHIHFVILGLDKGGNCEAFCEGVDLPQHNELTIEEKSLVENQTRLLIKLLNILPVEEKCTLASSEETIEAGDRSMPLRMPAVPVLDKPQHIDLVSFPEAIIIVNTQKFEKEMIVCRRSSYQRILTLEKEGVQVVERDMSLPVDLIITSGICLIWYDCTNILRKAGTSNEASSCLNSCIDNIATDVLTSLSLAFRGCVLVFEGEIGSLSIVMESSDGLYAAAASLEIDFQLFCSYSSELTDEIILGCIENFSKFTARCLYPKMSESETLAESFLTSFPSINPLAAHGILSSESILADFLEWPHEHRLQAIRKYRIPDESVSLFSALCKYGEREDSKSVMTDCSSSVSSGPDSEMCHFSGNSERKKRNFNGVTQCIDKNMEFLNSYTLKPFTTDTAETLAASKSFGSQMFEDPEIFCDLKGFSSSVNNLFNQNHNLESFDASISMDPTGVCKPRDSWISTAPEISDEIRGRCSSFVQNQGSDRNKKKVQNFHNMNKSENQHEELIGEVVNLIDNTVLKDHFAPMAPMTFLPSMLDNEKDSSRKSKIQRRLSCGQSDHPFCAVDIGNNSNSDFWSSINLHGQNLRGLDNQFPDPSFEPSIMPLRYKDDHSDEGLVQNPVRDSKLLFSLSQKDTSHSDVTPLSIALRSKHLQESSPWTIEFLNRIREKSKNRRHSAPRGSSSPFPENLSNVKKTVKRRSPSILEFFKYQGGSTLKKPDQKRQKKSLQSSNSSKNVLASNNKFSSWTPIDKRSRQTLSFATDGNGSQTKLVWSNDNYGSGKSSQKLGNK; encoded by the exons GAAGAAGCCAAGGGTAAATACGAAGAAAATATGGAGGGGGGCTGGAAGAATTTTGGTTCTGAAACTTCAGAGATTGAATTTGTAAAA AAGGATATTGGGACTGATACAAGGAATAGAAACCTTGCATATGATATGATCCAATTTGAAACGCCTCAGCTTGATGCATCCGTG GAAAATGCTTTCTTGTTTGAGAAGGAGGAGGTACAAATTCTTACGGTATTGTCAGAGGTCGAATTTGATCTT AAGACACTGAATCAAGGCCTTCTTAAGTACTCTTCGGAGGTGAAGGAATCAGTTTATGCTGTTGAAGGCATTACCTCAGAATATCTCTTGGACCAAAGATCTTTCTCGTTTGAAGACGATTTTTCTCAGGACCGGAGCCTATCGAATCAATTGACTTTTCCCTTCTTAGAAGTAGACGAGATGGTTCTTGAAACTTTGGCATTCTTATCCTTGCAGGATGAACTTTTTTATATTCTTGATAATACTGAACCTCACAGGATACAAGATGATAATTTACTTGTCAGCAATGAAGAATATTTGTGCTCCATGAAGTGTGACATTGAAGAGTTTCTTTCGGATCATATTTTAAGGCCATGTGCAGTTTCTGAGATGGTATCTCTTGACATTTTGGGAGGATCAGAGTTAATGAGCTTGATAGAAACTTTGGAGATTCCAGCAAGCTCTGCAGTTCacacaaaatcaagttttgattttccttTAGGACCTGCTAGTTTTGAAGAATTCCAGCTGTTGGACATATACTTGGATCAACCTTTTGGAATCTTCTTTGATTTGGAATTATCAGCCTTGTCAGAAATTGGCGACTGTATATCCATGGAAAGCACGAATTTCAAGAGTTTCAATGAATTGATTGTTTGTCATGAACTTGCTCTTGTAGATGACACGTTCAAGTCATTACCTGTACCTATCCTATCTAGTCAGGGATCTGAAAGACCACTGCTTGCCTTCATAGAGGATGTATTAGCAAACCTAAATGCACAATCATTATCTGCTTCTGATGACATATATTTGGATTGGTATCTATTGGAGGAAAATAGCTGCAGCTCTGGAATTTATTCGTCGTATCAGaatattttggaagaaattaatttgaaacccATAGAATTTGATCAGGAACCTTGTGGAAATGATAGTACATTCTATACATATGTTTTCTCAGATGAAGCTTTAGTCAGAGAAACAACAGGAGACAAGGATGAATTAAAGGAGTCTTTTCCTGATGGTATTTCTATGCCTCCTAGTGAAACCGTTTTTGTTGCTTCAAGAAAATTGTTGAATGATAGATGTCATCAAAAAGGAAGGCAAGATCTTGCAGCTGATGGAAATACCAAGAAGGCTTTATCGTCATGGAAATCAAAATCAGAGTCCAACGATCCCAACTTGTTCTTGAATTCTCAGAAACCTGCTGGTGTGGGAAAAAATGAATCTGTATTTAGTGCAATTAACACCAATATTATGTTCCCCAAGGTTCCATGTGATGGAAAATTGAGTAATGAGCCTTCTGTGTCCAGTGTTGATTGTAGTCTGAAACAATTGTCCACTGCTGATGGTAGACTGAAACAACTGAATGTTGTATTACATCAAGTTTTTCTGTCTGATAACATTCTACATCTCATCAACAACTCTGAGAAAACATATCTAGCTATTTTGCAGAATGAGACAGAGCTGAGGAAGACATATCTTCCGTATGTAGCTGATGATTATTCTTTAATGCTCAGCCTTCAGAAACAGAAGTTGATAGACTGTGTTGAAAAAATATGCTTGCAAGGAACCAGTACCTACTGGGAAGAAAAAATAATGACATTAGCCACGTTATATGCCACTAAACAGATAGCTTGGTATTTGTGTTACTATGGTATCTACCCAGCTCATCTATATCTAAAGAAGTTATGTCAGAGCATGGATTGTTTAAAATCGAGGTTGGGTTTCTTGGTGTCCTTGATTGAGGAGGCAGGAAAAAAGGTTGACAGAGAAATTACCTTATCACATCCGGCACTTACTACTATCCAGGATATATTATGCTCAAAGACTTCTACTAGTACTCTCAAAGTTCTGGTTGTAGCAAACCGAATCTTTTGGTGGTCATTGAAAAAACTACTCGGGTCCTTGGGCTTATCTTTTGAAGAGCTAAATTATGGGAGTCCTACGGATGATCAAGTGTCTAATGCAACCATTATGGTGGATGGCCTTGTTTCCAATTGTTTATTGGTATCCCAAGA GTACGTATCCGGGAGTTttccattcaacagatttagcatTATCTTGGAATATGGAGGTCCGAATGGTTCTTCTCAGATCGccacttatttttcaaaattaatcgaCATGCCTCATATACACTTTGTAATATTGGGGCTGGATAAGGGTGGAAATTGCGAAGCATTTTGTGAAGGTGTTGATCTGCCTCAACATAATGAATTGACAATC GAAGAGAAGTCTTTGGTGGAGAATCAGACCAGGTTgttaataaaattgttgaacATTTTACCTGTTGAGGAAAAGTGTACATTGGCATCTTCAGAGGAAACAATTGAAGCAGGGGATCGCAGCATGCCTCTACGAATGCCAGCAGTACCAGTCTTAGATAAACCTCAACATATTGACCTCGTGTCATTTCCTGAAGCAATTATTATTGTTAACACTCAGAAATTCGAAAAGGAAATGATTGTATGTAGAAGAAGTTCGTATCAAAGGATTCTTACATTGGAGAAAGAAGGTGTGCAGGTTGTGGAACGAGATATGAGTTTGCCTGTGGATCTAATAATTACTTCTGGAATTTGCTTAATATGGTATGACTGCACAAATATTCTCAGGAAAGCCGGTACTTCAAATGAAGCTTCTTCATGCTTGAATTCATGCATAGACAATATTGCAACGGATGTTTTGACATCTCTAAGTCTAGCTTTTCGGGGTTGCGTTCTG GTCTTTGAGGGAGAAATCGGTTCCCTTTCCATCGTAATGGAATCATCAGATGGACTTTATGCAGCAGCAGCAAGTTTAGAGATTGATTTTCAGCTCTTCTGCTCCTATTCATCTGAATTGACGGATGAAATTATCCTGGGCTGCATTGAGAACTTTTCTAAGTTCACGGCTAGGTGCCTATACCCCAAGATGTCTGAATCAGAAACTCTTGCAGAATCATTTCTTACGAGTTTCCCTTCAATTAATCCTTTGGCAGCTCACGGGATACTTTCTTCAGAAAGCATTCTTGCTGACTTTCTAGAGTGGCCACATGAGCACAGGCTCCAAGCAATTAGAAAATATCGTATTCCTGATGAAAGTGTCTCTCTATTTAGTGCTCTGTGCAAATATGGTGAGCGGGAGGATTCAAAATCCGTGATGACAGACTGCTCATCTTCTGTATCCTCTGGTCCTGATTCAGAAATGTGTCACTTTAGTGGTAATTctgagagaaagaaaagaaacttCAACGGTGTTACACAatgcattgataaaaatatgGAGTTTTTGAATTCCTATACGCTGAAACCGTTCACTACTGACACTGCAGAAACTTTAGCAGCATCCAAGTCATTTGGTTCTCAAATGTTTGAAGATCCCGAAATCTTTTGTGATCTCAAAGGGTTTTCTTCATCTGTAAATAATTTGTTTAATCAAAACCATAATCTAGAGTCTTTTGATGCATCTATATCGATGGATCCTACCGGGGTCTGTAAGCCACGTGATTCTTGGATCTCCACAGCTCCTGAAATATCCGATGAGATTAGAGGGCGTTGCTCATCATTTGTTCAAAATCAAGGATCAGAccgaaataaaaagaaagtacAAAACTTTCATAATATGAATAAGTCTGAGAATCAGCATGAGGAGCTTATAGGTGAAGTAGTTAACCTGATTGATAACACCGTATTAAAAGATCACTTTGCACCTATGGCTCCTATGACTTTCTTGCCTTCGATGCTTGATAATGAAAAAGATTCATCAAGAAAGTCCAAAATTCAAAGACGATTGTCTTGTGGACAAAGCGATCACCCTTTCTGTGCAGTTGATATTGGGAACAACTCAAATTCAGATTTTTGGAGTTCTATCAATTTGCATGGGCAGAATTTGCGAGGATTGGACAATCAGTTTCCCGATCCTAGTTTCGAACCCAGTATTATGCCTCTTCGGTACAAGGATGATCACTCAGATGAGGGTTTAGTACAAAATCCTGTAAGAGATTCAAAACTATTATTTTCACTCTCACAAAAGGACACATCACATTCAGATGTAACCCCGTTGTCCATTGCCCTCCGTTCGAAACATCTTCAAGAAAGTTCACCTTGGACTATTGAATTTCTTAACCGAATTAGGGAAAAAAGCAAAAACCGTCGGCATTCTGCTCCACGTGGCTCATCTTCACCTTTTCCTGAGAATTTGAGTAATGTTAAAAAAACTGTCAAAAGAAGAAGTCCCTCCattcttgaatttttcaagtACCAAGGGGGCAGCACTCTGAAGAAACCGGATCAAAAGAGGCAGAAGAAATCATTGCAATCATCAAACTCGTCCAAGAATGTATTAgcttcaaataataaattttcttcATGGACGCCTATTGATAAAAGATCAAGACAG ACTTTATCTTTTGCAACTGATGGCAATGGGAGCCAAACTAAGCTGGTCTGGAGCAATGACAATTATGGTTCAGGAAAAAGCTCACAGAAACTTGGTAATAAATGA
- the LOC120077492 gene encoding myosin-1: MFKSWSKKQKIKAVFKLQFQATQVPKLKKPVLMISLVPDDVGKPTVKLEKAAIQDGTCYWENPVYETVKLVREIKTGKINEKIYHFVVATGSSKSGFVGEASIDFADFEAETEPMTVSLPLKFANSGAILHVTIHKMEGDNDQRDYEENGVATLQHENSFNSQLSFSSTEGNHYPTENGNIHTLHEDAEQNGNSRVSLGSNSAKFASYWDGNNVERNTQRDSRSMKNAIQSPTLLSPLRQNSMPKKATVDSARVKSQAHKRSNTEWSLGSVSDGSFGDSGNSIEENTSREKMHHVPNNSIETVKNENVMLIRKLEVTELELQSLRKQVTKETIQGQNLSRQIICLTEERDALKTECKQLKFLKKCNDEVEDSKTLKSEIKEARIQLAAIGEELKQEKELRTDLQLQLQKTQESNSDLVLAVRDLEEMVELKNRVISDLSRSLESSESDREPKIVYDCKENNDENPKRKESIHEYDNVKEVDMLKREIKDLNGEIEMHLKNIEELEMHLEQLMLDNEILKQENKDISAKFERNKTEYLRKQNEYSGSLAVIKELESEIERLEEKLQIQTEEFSESLISINELEGQIKRLERELEKQTHEYHDELNAIKHANVQLEKMAIEAKEVLSKTRWKNAIKAVCLQKRSKRFSMEMASKLNDNEKRITKAVKEINELRLQKIVLKEMLQKSNEESRRNREKCEEKMHDLSFQLELKTNEMHNMSMELDNKSRQLEDAKKHENYQQEEIQMLKSNIETVNAERHIAKQTESEQLQCSISEMQALEERRKEREILEREMAFSKREAEKAQEELTRMKASKHEQDTLIDNLLAEMENLRAQINELKKESQTERSEKENLRKQVFDLKSELQNKERASSMSNMKLETREISALNLNSESIHNVSQMLPHTIQELSTSEERMQLLQDINRSGNTMPSNKEAKVDQNNVHEALHGRKVDSKSSYKELKSSTSGKNNEDRYIDLLTEMSSLKERNQTMERELKEMEERYSEISLKFAEVEGERQQLVMTVRNLKNSKRI; the protein is encoded by the exons ATGTTCAAATCATGGAGCAAGAAGCAGAAGATCAAAGCTGTATTCAAATTGCAGTTCCAGGCAACACAG GTGCCGAAGTTGAAGAAACCGGTTTTGATGATATCTTTGGTGCCAGATGATGTGGGAAAGCCGACAGTGAAGCTGGAGAAAGCTGCTATTCAAGATGGAACTTGTTACTGGGAGAATCCTGTTTATGAAACAGTCAAGCTTGTTAGGGAGATAAAAACAGGAAAAATCAATGAgaaaatttaccattttgttgTTGCAACT GGCTCATCAAAATCTGGCTTTGTTGGCGAAGCTTCAATCGATTTTGCAGATTTTGAGGCCGAAACTGAACCCATGACAGTTTCCCTTCCTCTTAAGTTTGCAAACTCCGGCGCCATATTACAT GTGACTATTCACAAGATGGAGGGGGATAATGACCAAAG AGATTATGAAGAGAATGGAGTTGCAACACTTCAACATGAGAACAGCTTTAATAGCCAGCTTAGCTTTTCTAGTACAGAAGGAAACCATTATCCCACAGAA AATGGTAATATACATACATTACATGAGGATGCAGAACAAAATGGCAACTCTAGAGTGTCCCTTGGCTCCAATTCTGCTAAATTTGCATCATACTGGGATGGTAATAACGTTGAAAGAAATACTCAACGGGATTCCAGATCAATGAAGAATGCTATCCAAAGTCCTACCCTCTTATCACCCCTTAGACAGAACTCCATGCCTAAGAAGGCAACGGTGGACAGTGCTAGAGTGAAAAGCCAAGCACATAAACGATCAAATACAGAATGGTCGTTGGGTTCAGTTTCAGACGGAAGTTTTGGTGACTCAGGAAATAGTATTGAAGAAAACACTTCAAGAGAAAAGATGCACCACGTGCCAAATAATTCGATTGAAACAGTAAAAAATGAGAATGTTATGCTCATCAGAAAGTTAGAAGTAACAGAACTGGAGTTGCAGTCTCTTCGTAAACAGGTCACAAAGGAGACTATACAAGGGCAAAATCTATCACGACAAATCATTTGCCTTACTGAGGAAAGAGATGCACTCAAAACAGAGTGTAAACAActcaagttcttgaagaaatgtAATGATGAGGTAGAAGACTCAAAAACTTTAAAGTCTGAGATAAAGGAAGCAAGGATTCAGCTGGCAGCAATAGGGGAAGAGCTTAAGCAGGAAAAGGAGTTACGTACTGATCTTCAGCTACAACTGCAGAAAACACAAGAGTCCAACTCTGATTTAGTTCTTGCTGTGAGAGATCTTGAAGAAATGGTTGAGCTAAAAAACCGGGTAATATCTGATCTTTCAAGAAGTTTAGAATCCTCGGAGAGTGATAGAGAACCGAAAATTGTTTATGATTGTAAAGAGAATAATGATGAAAACCCAAAACGTAAAGAATCGATTCATGAGTATGACAATGTCAAGGAAGTGGACATGTTGAAACGGGAGATCAAAGATTTGAATGGAGAAATAGAAATGCACTTGAAGAACATAGAAGAGTTAGAGATGCATTTAGAACAACTCATGTTAGACAATGAAATTCTTAAGCAAGAAAACAAAGACATCTCTGCAAAATTCGAGagaaacaaaacagaatatctCCGAAAACAGAATGAATACTCAGGTTCTCTGGCTGTTATAAAAGAACTGGAATCTGAAATAGAAAGACTAGAAGAAAAACTCCAAATACAAACTGAGGAGTTTTCAGAATCGTTGATTTCAATCAATGAGCTTGAAGGTCAGATCAAGCGTTTGGAGAGAGAATTGGAAAAGCAGACACACGAATATCATGACGAACTCAATGCCATCAAGCATGCCAATGTTCAGTTGGAAAAAATGGCTATAGAAGCAAAGGAAGTATTGAGTAAGACAAGATGGAAAAATGCCATAAAAGCCGTCTGTCTTCAGAAGAGAAGTAAAAGGTTTTCAATGGAAATGGCTTCCAAGTTAAATGATAATGAAAAGAGAATCACTAAAGCTGTCAAAGAAATCAATGAATTGCGTTTGCAGAAAATAGTACTGAAAGAAATGCTCCAGAAATCTAATGAAGAGTCAAGGCGAAATAGAGAAAAGTGCGAAGAAAAAATGCATGACCTTTCTTTCCAGCTAGagttaaaaacaaatgaaatgcATAACATGTCAATGGAGCTAGATAATAAGTCCAGACAACTTGAAGATGCGAAAAAGCATGAAAACTATCAACAGGAGGAAATCCAAATGCTGAAATCAAATATAGAAACAGTAAATGCAGAAAGGCACATTGCAAAGCAGACAGAGAGTGAACAACTTCAATGTTCGATTTCTGAAATGCAAGCATtggaagaaagaaggaaagagaGGGAAATTTTAGAAAGAGAGATGGCTTTTTCGAAGAGAGAAGCAGAAAAGGCACAGGAAGAGCTTACTAGAATGAAAGCTTCCAAGCACGAGCAAGATACATTAATTGACAATCTGCTAGCTGAAATGGAAAACCTTAGAGCACAAATTAATGAGTTGAAGAAGGAATCACAGACAGAAAGATCTGAGAAAGAAAACCTAAGAAAACAGGTATTCGATCTGAAGAGTGAACTACAAAATAAGGAGAGAGCTTCCAGCATGTCAAACATGAAGTTGGAAACTCGAGAAATTTCAGCTTTAAATCTAAACTCGGAATCAATTCATAATGTATCTCAAATGCTTCCTCATACCATACAGGAGCTTTCAACTTCAGAAGAGAGGATGCAGTTGCTTCAG GACATCAACCGTTCTGGTAACACCATGCCAAGTAATAAAGAAGCGAAAGTGGACCAGAACAATGTTCATGAAGCACTTCACGGAAG GAAAGTGGACTCTAAGTCATCATATAAGGAACTCAAATCGTCAACTTCTGGTAAAAATAATGAGGACCGTTATATTGACCTCCTTACTGAAATGTCTTCTCTAAAGGAGAGGAATCAAACTATGGAAAGAGAGCTGAAAGAAATGGAGGAGAGATATTCAGAAATAAGTCTCAAATTTGCAGAAGTAGAAGGTGAAAGACAACAACTTGTAATGACTGTGCGAAACcttaaaaatagtaaaagaatTTAG